The genomic stretch AATATAATGAATTGAATAATTATGAAAAAATACAATCATACCCTTATCTTTGAGATCTTTTTAAACTAGCCAATTCATGTTCTTGTTTATaagttacttaaaattttgaacacttgcacttctctaacttgctcatcaatccctctacagatggagcctatCATCCCACCTGGAGCCCTTCATCCGGACTCAAGTGTACGAGTCGGCGAACGGGGAGATCTCATCTTTGAGAGGGATCTCGTTTGCCCTCTCGGAGTTCCTCGGACGCTCGCCTCCCGTGTTCTACGGGGGCCGGATCGCTGATCGGACCGGAGGCCAACTCCAATGGATCATCATGGCTAACCTCCCGGACAGCCGGAGTCACCCATGTTCCGCCGGATTCGGTTCTCTCTCCGAGAGAACACCTAGGTGGATGGACTCGCCCGCGCTCTCCAGGAGGGTCTcgctcgtctgtgcgggcaaaactcggtggcgattgaaggggaacgctttgcacactttgcaaggcactcctctcttgggctgcccatcagcctgccgttccaccccgtgctgaggcaccacgtggatcacctcgacttcatgctgtTCGAGACCCGTgctgagctggacaactcccgctctTTCGCCAACAGCACCCACCTCCAGCTGGTTCAgcaggcggagaccatcaaggtcatcgccaaggagcgtAGGACTCTCCGCCNNNNNNNNNNNNNNNNNNNNNNNNNNNNNNNNNNNNNNNNNNNNNNNNNNNNNNNNNNNNNNNNNNNNNNNNNNNNNNNNNNNNNNNNNNNNNNNNNNNNggacttaaaaattcgggtgttgacagcaTGGGCAGCAAGGTTTTCGGCTCGGTTGATGCATCTCAAAGTGGGTGGTTAACTAGATGTCGGGGCAGTGGCACCAAATTGTTGTGTGGTGGCTAGGGTCTGCGAGAGGGTGTCCTACACAGCTAGGGTCGTGGGGTTCCATGTCGTGTGGCACTGCAACTCTCATGTGAGTGGTGCTACGTCAGGGCAGCAACCCCGAAAGGCAGTGTTGGCGGGTTGCGCGTGTCGTGGCGGAGCAGATTGAAGTCAGGGCGAGAGTTTATGCAATGTTGAGGTGTTTTCCTTGTATCGTGTGAGCGACAAGGTTGTTCTCGATGTTGCTTGTCGGAGTATCGATCATTACAACATGCTCACGCTTTTCGCGGAATGTGGGCTTCTTCAGTGTGGCGGAGAGTTTGCTCCTCCCATAACATTCACGGTTTCTTCTCTACGGCAGTGGTCGATGGCCTTTTAGTTCGGCGAAACGGTTCACCCGTTGGTCTTGTGTTTGGGTTGGTTGGGCGTGCGGACTGTCGATCTGGCACGTTTTTGTTGATTTCGAGTGGTTTAGCTAGGATGTCAAGTGAGATCCCATCTAAGTCCCACTTGTAGTGCATTTTGCTTTTTTGCAGTATAAATTTTGACACTAAAATTTGAACTAGAAAAGGCAAAAACACTACAAGTGAAATCTCACCGGGATCCCAGCCTAGGTTTGGGCGTTTTGTTCGGTTTTCCATAATTATGTGGGCACTTTTTTTAATTTATGGATCATGCAAGCCTTTTGCCTGCGTTTTAAAATTAAGTACATTGTGAATTAGGTAATTAACTCGACGATGGCGATTGGAGGACTTGCTTGGTCGTGTACCGGGCGGCGAGCAGCATGTAGAGCAGCAGGTTGCCGGCGCCAATAACCGCCCACAGCCAGAAGTAGTAGTCGAGGTGCCCCGCGTTGAGGTCCGGCGCCAGCCATCCGGGCCTCAACCGCGACACTGCCGTGACCACCGCTGTGTTGACGTAGTACCCCAGCGAGAGCGCGAGGAAGGAGAGGGCGGAGCAGATGCTGCGCATTGACACTGGCGCCTCGCCGTAGAAGAATTCCAGCTGCGCGATCCCGCAGAACACGTCTGACCCGGCCACCAGCACGAACTGCGGCACCTGCCACCCGATGCCCATCATCCTGCCCGCGCCGAAGCTCTGCAGCCGCCGCCTCTCCACCAGCGCCGCCGTGCCCATGGCCACGACGACGAGGAACCGCCCCACGCCCATCCTCTGCAGCTGAGTCAGACCGGCGCTCCCGGCTGGACCCCATCTCCTAGCGAGCGGCATGATGACGGCGTCGTGTAGTAGCACCCACAGCAGCATGAACGccacctccaccgacaccatCGACGCCACCGGCACCTTCAACCTCCCGAACACGTTGTTGTCCATGGCCATCCCCTGCTGAATGAATGTCGTGGTCATCTGCCCCAAGGACGCCGCGTACAGCACGCAGGTTACCCAGATGGGCGCCATGCGCGTCAGGATCTTGACACCCTCCACCTCGCTCACCGTGCATAGATACCACGGGCCTTCGTTGTCGTTAGCTCCCTTCACCGCGGCCTTGTCCAGACACCTCAGTCCTTTGGTGTGCGCCAGCTTCTGCAGGTCACCGTCTTCCACCACCTCGTGCAGGCCAAGGCCGCCGTGATCCGCAGCTGGCAGCCTGGTATTCCTCTTTCTCAGGGACGCCACAATCACTCTGAGGATATCCTTGAGCGGGCTGCCGGCGGGGAGCTGCACCCTGTACCAGGCCGTGCCAGCCAGGaagcccgccgccgccagcagcagGCAGAACGTGGAGACGCCGAAGCCGAGCGCCCAGGACACGTTCTGCTGCAGCCAAGACACGAGCGTCCCGGCGACGAAGATGCCAAGGTTGATGGCGCCGAAGAACCAGGTGAAGAAGGACTGCTTCCTCCGCACCTCCTCCGGGCTGCCGTCCACGTCGTACTGCTCTGCCCCgaacggaagcagcgccgacttgACGCCCCCCGTGCCGATGGAGGTCAGGTACAGCGCCGCGAAGAAGACGGAGAACTGCTTCCCGGTCGCCGGTGGGCACGAGATTCCCTCGCACGGCGACGGCCGCAGCGGCGAGATCCCCGCGGACAAGGTTAGCAGCACCAGGCCCTGCATCCATTCCATCGATTCCAGATTTGTCAGCTTCAGTTGCTTGACGGAATCACAAGTGACAATTAAGAGGATGATAGGATACTGACGGCGAGGTAGAAGAGGAGCGACGCGACGATGGTGTTGTACTTCCCCCAGTAGCTGTCGGCGAGGAGGGCGCCGATGACGGGGACGATGAAGGTGGTCCCATTCCAGGTGTCGACGTGGGCGGCGTTGAAGGCGGTGGTGCCGTGGAGCACGGTGCCCAGGTAGACCACCATATTCAGTGCCACCCCGGAGAAGGCGATGCTCTCGAGCAGCTCGAAGCCTGCACGGTCAGTCAGCCAGTCAGTCGTCGTTCCTAGCTACAGTAGAACATAGGCTAGATGGAGCAGAGCCGTCGTTGGTAAGTTACCTAGAACAATGGCAGGGCCTGTCCAGGTGAAGGGGCGGGGTCCCCTCatggtcgtcgtcgtcttcgtcgcagCAGCAGCTGACGaccacgacgaagacgatgatacGTGGCCGGGTTCCAGCATGGTCATCTCCTCGCCGTTACTAGCAGAGCGCGTCATCTGCATCCCGACTGGGAAAACAAGGTGAGGCCGGCCGGAGTCCTGTGGTGTTAGTGCTTACTGACCAGAGCAGAGGTAGATTTGGAGGAGAGCAGAGGTACGAAATGAACGAAACAGTAGCTGAAAGTCAAAACTGAGGTTATCGCGCGGGATCATAGAGGAGAAGAAGTGGTGCTGCTGGTGGTAACGAGAACATTTTCCATGCTGAGATAAGCGCATCTACAAAATGGTGAGGTCAACTGCCCGGGTTGAATTTTCGTTTTGCAAAATAAGAAAGGGAAGTTTATCTTCTTTTAGCTATGGGATGatcttttaaaaataaaaaataacctATTTTTTCTACTGTACCATTTATGTTTCCTTAGTTACACAATTTTTTTACTATTTTATTTATTCATTACTAGAAATAACAATaaaagataatgcattgtaccaaTAATATTTATGCCTTCTCCAGATGACGGAGTGCAAAGAGAAGAGTGTGTCATCTACCATTGTGCATGCACTAACAGTTGCGGAGCCATAAAACACTCTCCATATCCTGGCTCTTCCCAGTCTAAGCAAGACCCAAACGCAATTGTTCTTGATAAATCTTAACCACTGTCTATCATTTAACATATTTGCGCCAGCCTTTTGACCGGTTGAAGACGCCACATACCACCATCTTCGGAAGTTCAGTGCTTCGACAAAGTACCTTTTGCACCTTCGGTTTCTTCAAATCACCCCAATAATCCATCCGATGGCATATTGAAACAATATGTCACAAGGAATATTAGGTAAAATACTATCAAAATAGGTTATATTCTTGCTTTCCAAGGAGACCAGAAGAGAGGGAGACTACACAAATTTTCACATCCACTCTCTCATTTCCCCTGAAACTTGAGTACCCGCTCACCCAGTTTAATGACCGTTTTAGGTTGCGTCGGAGAATTGAAAGCATACCAAAATACAC from Lolium rigidum isolate FL_2022 chromosome 4, APGP_CSIRO_Lrig_0.1, whole genome shotgun sequence encodes the following:
- the LOC124647841 gene encoding protein NRT1/ PTR FAMILY 8.3-like, producing MQMTRSASNGEEMTMLEPGHVSSSSSWSSAAAATKTTTTMRGPRPFTWTGPAIVLGTTTDWLTDRAGFELLESIAFSGVALNMVVYLGTVLHGTTAFNAAHVDTWNGTTFIVPVIGALLADSYWGKYNTIVASLLFYLAGLVLLTLSAGISPLRPSPCEGISCPPATGKQFSVFFAALYLTSIGTGGVKSALLPFGAEQYDVDGSPEEVRRKQSFFTWFFGAINLGIFVAGTLVSWLQQNVSWALGFGVSTFCLLLAAAGFLAGTAWYRVQLPAGSPLKDILRVIVASLRKRNTRLPAADHGGLGLHEVVEDGDLQKLAHTKGLRCLDKAAVKGANDNEGPWYLCTVSEVEGVKILTRMAPIWVTCVLYAASLGQMTTTFIQQGMAMDNNVFGRLKVPVASMVSVEVAFMLLWVLLHDAVIMPLARRWGPAGSAGLTQLQRMGVGRFLVVVAMGTAALVERRRLQSFGAGRMMGIGWQVPQFVLVAGSDVFCGIAQLEFFYGEAPVSMRSICSALSFLALSLGYYVNTAVVTAVSRLRPGWLAPDLNAGHLDYYFWLWAVIGAGNLLLYMLLAARYTTKQVLQSPSSS